A single region of the Malus sylvestris chromosome 8, drMalSylv7.2, whole genome shotgun sequence genome encodes:
- the LOC126632437 gene encoding disease resistance protein RPV1-like isoform X2, translating to MSTRTQHEASSSSKRWMHDVFLSFRGDDTRNGFTGHLYMTLKEAGVDAFIDNQLRRGEEITTELVQAIRGSRISVIVFSKRYADSSWCLQELVEIMDCRRRLGQIVLPVFYDVDPSHVRKQTSGSFAQAFQKHEESFHQDTDKVARWRAALTEASNLSGWDLINTANGNEAELIRKIIGEITKQLDSKYLSVAVYQVGIDSRVKEINSLDGGSYGVQMVGIWGMGGMGKTSVAKAIYNKFYHSFHYKSFLANVRETAKEPNGMTNLQEKLLSDIFKPTKVEVGDVHRGINVIKEKLRSRAVLVIIDDVDHVDQLNALAVARDSFGRGSKIFITTRDRHLLEQVEVNIIYLARKMKEEEALELFSWHAFRNRCPNEEYVELTRSVLGYCGGLPLALEVLGSFLFKRSIRDWTSTLKKLEKIPRFEIQEKLKISFDALSDEDEREIFLDISCFFIGMDKNYVTRILDGCGFFAEIGISVLLQRCLVTVDEKNKLVMHDLLRDMGREIVRAKFPNHPGNCSRLWRQEDAIGVLTNKSGTEDIEGLALNLLRSDKTSFSMKAFRKMKRLRLLQLNCVHLTGDYKHLSAKLRWLCWRGFPLKFIPKEALNQLRSLVSIDLRYSNLIQFWKHSMLLEKLKILNLSHSYFLKQSPNFSKLPNLEYLILKGCKSLVEIHHSVGCLERLALVNLKDCIMLKDLPKGFYKLKLLFFLAVQDFKTWLRI from the exons ATGAGTACCAGGACACAGCATGAAGCATCCTCCTCATCGAAACGTTGGATGCACGACGTGTTCTTGAGCTTCAGAGGCGACGACACACGCAACGGTTTCACAGGCCACCTCTACATGACACTGAAAGAGGCTGGAGTCGACGCTTTCATTGACAACCAGCTAAGAAGAGGGGAAGAAATAACAACCGAACTGGTTCAGGCAATCCGAGGGTCTAGGATTTCTGTCATCGTCTTCTCAAAGAGATATGCAGATTCAAGCTGGTGTCTTCAGGAGCTTGTGGAGATCATGGACTGTAGGAGAAGACTTGGACAAATAGTCTTGCCAGTATTCTACGATGTCGATCCTTCACATGTCAGGAAACAGACTAGTGGTAGTTTTGCACAAGCATTTCAGAAACACGAAGAAAGCTTTCATCAAGATACCGATAAGGTAGCGAGGTGGAGAGCTGCTCTTACGGAAGCTTCAAATTTGTCCGGTTGGGATCTCATAAACACTGCAAATGG GAATGAGGCAGAGCTTATCAGAAAAATTATTGGCGAAATCACTAAGCAACTCGATAGCAAATACTTAAGTGTAGCCGTCTACCAAGTTGGAATAGATTCTCGGGTGAAAGAGATTAACAGCTTAGATGGGGGATCATACGGTGTTCAAATGGTCGGAATTTGGGGTATGGGCGGAATGGGGAAAACATCAGTTGCAAAAGCCATCTATAACAAGTTCTACCATAGCTTTCATTACAAAAGTTTCCTTGCAAATGTTAGGGAAACTGCAAAGGAACCGAATGGCATGACGAATTTGCAAGAAAAGCTTCTTTCTGATATCTTCAAACCAACCAAGGTGGAGGTTGGTGATGTTCATAGAGGTATTAATGtgataaaagaaaaacttcGAAGCAGGGCGGTACTGGTCATAATTGACGATGTAGATCATGTGGACCAACTAAATGCTTTAGCTGTAGCCCGTGACTCCTTTGGTCGAGGAAGTAAAATTTTTATTACAACAAGAGATCGACACCTACTAGAGCAAGTTGAAGTTAATATAATATATCTGGCTCGAaaaatgaaggaagaagaagctCTTGAGCTCTTTAGTTGGCATGCTTTCCGAAATCGTTGTCCTAATGAAGAATATGTTGAACTGACAAGAAGTGTTCTTGGTTACTGTGGAGGCTTGCCGCTTgctcttgaagttttagggTCGTTTCTGTTTAAAAGAAGCATAAGAGATTGGACAAGCACATTGAAGAAGTTGGAAAAAATTCCTCGTTTCGAAATTCAAGAAAAGCTTAAAATAAGCTTTGATGCTCTAAGTGATGAGGATGAGAGGGAAATATTCCTTGATATATCTTGTTTCTTCATAGGAATGGACAAGAACTATGTCACAAGGATCTTGGATGGTTGTGGGTTTTTTGCAGAAATCGGAATTAGTGTCCTCCTTCAACGATGCCTTGTAACTGTCGATGAGAAAAACAAGCTCGTGATGCATGATCTACTTCGAGACATGGGCAGAGAAATCGTGCGTGCAAAATTTCCAAACCACCCTGGCAATTGTAGTAGATTGTGGCGCCAAGAAGACGCAATAGGTGTACTGACAAACAAATCT GGAACGGAAGATATTGAAGGACTCGCCCTAAATTTGCTAAGATcagacaaaactagtttcagTATGAAAGCGTTTAGAAAGATGAAGAGGCTAAGATTGCTCCAACTTAATTGTGTACATCTCACTGGAGACTACAAACATCTTTCCGCGAAGTTAAGATGGCTCTGCTGGCGAGGATTCCCTCTAAAGTTCATACCAAAAGAAGCATTAAATCAATTAAGAAGCCTAGTTTCTATCGACCTACGGTATAGCAATCTCATACAGTTTTGGAAGCATTCTATG TTGCTCGAGAAGTTGAAGATTCTGAATCTCAGCCATTCGTACTTCCTAAAACAATCGCCAAACTTCTCAAAACTGCCAAATCTTGAGTATTTGATACTCAAGGGCTGTAAGAGCTTGGTGGAGATTCACCACTCCGTAGGATGTCTTGAAAGACTTGCCTTGGTAAATCTCAAAGACTGCATAATGCTCAAGGATCTTCCAAAGGGTTTCTATAAGTTGAAACTCTTGTTCTTTCTGGCTGTTCAAGATTTCAAAACTTGGTTGCGGATATAG
- the LOC126632437 gene encoding disease resistance protein RPV1-like isoform X1 has protein sequence MSTRTQHEASSSSKRWMHDVFLSFRGDDTRNGFTGHLYMTLKEAGVDAFIDNQLRRGEEITTELVQAIRGSRISVIVFSKRYADSSWCLQELVEIMDCRRRLGQIVLPVFYDVDPSHVRKQTSGSFAQAFQKHEESFHQDTDKVARWRAALTEASNLSGWDLINTANGNEAELIRKIIGEITKQLDSKYLSVAVYQVGIDSRVKEINSLDGGSYGVQMVGIWGMGGMGKTSVAKAIYNKFYHSFHYKSFLANVRETAKEPNGMTNLQEKLLSDIFKPTKVEVGDVHRGINVIKEKLRSRAVLVIIDDVDHVDQLNALAVARDSFGRGSKIFITTRDRHLLEQVEVNIIYLARKMKEEEALELFSWHAFRNRCPNEEYVELTRSVLGYCGGLPLALEVLGSFLFKRSIRDWTSTLKKLEKIPRFEIQEKLKISFDALSDEDEREIFLDISCFFIGMDKNYVTRILDGCGFFAEIGISVLLQRCLVTVDEKNKLVMHDLLRDMGREIVRAKFPNHPGNCSRLWRQEDAIGVLTNKSGTEDIEGLALNLLRSDKTSFSMKAFRKMKRLRLLQLNCVHLTGDYKHLSAKLRWLCWRGFPLKFIPKEALNQLRSLVSIDLRYSNLIQFWKHSMLLEKLKILNLSHSYFLKQSPNFSKLPNLEYLILKGCKSLVEIHHSVGCLERLALVNLKDCIMLKDLPKSFYKLKHVETLVLSGCSRFQNLVGDIGEMVSLTTLLIDNTAIEELPYSSIARLKNLTRLSLCGLKLIEPNPSVWPLVLTREYPPELHCSISSEDFRTIDMDSNEFYILPRNHKRKTTSEDGVIFPPGNDIAKWFTNVDNEGDRVCFQVPQTTGSYLKSLTVCTVYSSSLHKDAPLNHFAIFITNHTKIISFVVRPMDPYTITSNEVIWQGHLSNKELSLERGDSIEVYIVMGSGFRVKKTGVHLVWDPELINENVIEFESIPYAYFRSDVEYEAGPSHAP, from the exons ATGAGTACCAGGACACAGCATGAAGCATCCTCCTCATCGAAACGTTGGATGCACGACGTGTTCTTGAGCTTCAGAGGCGACGACACACGCAACGGTTTCACAGGCCACCTCTACATGACACTGAAAGAGGCTGGAGTCGACGCTTTCATTGACAACCAGCTAAGAAGAGGGGAAGAAATAACAACCGAACTGGTTCAGGCAATCCGAGGGTCTAGGATTTCTGTCATCGTCTTCTCAAAGAGATATGCAGATTCAAGCTGGTGTCTTCAGGAGCTTGTGGAGATCATGGACTGTAGGAGAAGACTTGGACAAATAGTCTTGCCAGTATTCTACGATGTCGATCCTTCACATGTCAGGAAACAGACTAGTGGTAGTTTTGCACAAGCATTTCAGAAACACGAAGAAAGCTTTCATCAAGATACCGATAAGGTAGCGAGGTGGAGAGCTGCTCTTACGGAAGCTTCAAATTTGTCCGGTTGGGATCTCATAAACACTGCAAATGG GAATGAGGCAGAGCTTATCAGAAAAATTATTGGCGAAATCACTAAGCAACTCGATAGCAAATACTTAAGTGTAGCCGTCTACCAAGTTGGAATAGATTCTCGGGTGAAAGAGATTAACAGCTTAGATGGGGGATCATACGGTGTTCAAATGGTCGGAATTTGGGGTATGGGCGGAATGGGGAAAACATCAGTTGCAAAAGCCATCTATAACAAGTTCTACCATAGCTTTCATTACAAAAGTTTCCTTGCAAATGTTAGGGAAACTGCAAAGGAACCGAATGGCATGACGAATTTGCAAGAAAAGCTTCTTTCTGATATCTTCAAACCAACCAAGGTGGAGGTTGGTGATGTTCATAGAGGTATTAATGtgataaaagaaaaacttcGAAGCAGGGCGGTACTGGTCATAATTGACGATGTAGATCATGTGGACCAACTAAATGCTTTAGCTGTAGCCCGTGACTCCTTTGGTCGAGGAAGTAAAATTTTTATTACAACAAGAGATCGACACCTACTAGAGCAAGTTGAAGTTAATATAATATATCTGGCTCGAaaaatgaaggaagaagaagctCTTGAGCTCTTTAGTTGGCATGCTTTCCGAAATCGTTGTCCTAATGAAGAATATGTTGAACTGACAAGAAGTGTTCTTGGTTACTGTGGAGGCTTGCCGCTTgctcttgaagttttagggTCGTTTCTGTTTAAAAGAAGCATAAGAGATTGGACAAGCACATTGAAGAAGTTGGAAAAAATTCCTCGTTTCGAAATTCAAGAAAAGCTTAAAATAAGCTTTGATGCTCTAAGTGATGAGGATGAGAGGGAAATATTCCTTGATATATCTTGTTTCTTCATAGGAATGGACAAGAACTATGTCACAAGGATCTTGGATGGTTGTGGGTTTTTTGCAGAAATCGGAATTAGTGTCCTCCTTCAACGATGCCTTGTAACTGTCGATGAGAAAAACAAGCTCGTGATGCATGATCTACTTCGAGACATGGGCAGAGAAATCGTGCGTGCAAAATTTCCAAACCACCCTGGCAATTGTAGTAGATTGTGGCGCCAAGAAGACGCAATAGGTGTACTGACAAACAAATCT GGAACGGAAGATATTGAAGGACTCGCCCTAAATTTGCTAAGATcagacaaaactagtttcagTATGAAAGCGTTTAGAAAGATGAAGAGGCTAAGATTGCTCCAACTTAATTGTGTACATCTCACTGGAGACTACAAACATCTTTCCGCGAAGTTAAGATGGCTCTGCTGGCGAGGATTCCCTCTAAAGTTCATACCAAAAGAAGCATTAAATCAATTAAGAAGCCTAGTTTCTATCGACCTACGGTATAGCAATCTCATACAGTTTTGGAAGCATTCTATG TTGCTCGAGAAGTTGAAGATTCTGAATCTCAGCCATTCGTACTTCCTAAAACAATCGCCAAACTTCTCAAAACTGCCAAATCTTGAGTATTTGATACTCAAGGGCTGTAAGAGCTTGGTGGAGATTCACCACTCCGTAGGATGTCTTGAAAGACTTGCCTTGGTAAATCTCAAAGACTGCATAATGCTCAAGGATCTTCCAAAGAGTTTCTATAAGTTGAAACACGTTGAAACTCTTGTTCTTTCTGGCTGTTCAAGATTTCAAAACTTGGTTGGGGATATAGGAGAGATGGTATCATTGACAACTCTTCTTATAGATAACACAGCCATAGAAGAAttaccatattcttccatagcACGGTTGAAGAACCTGACACGTTTATCTCTATGCGGTCTGAAACTTATAGAACCCAACCCTTCCGTTTGGCCTTTGGTATTGACAAGAGAATATCCTCCTGAATTACATTGCTCAATTTCTTCCGAAGATTTCAGGACTATCGACATGGATAGCAACGAATTTTATATCCTTCCGAGGAATCATAAGCGCAAGACAACGAGCGAAGATGGTGTCATTTTCCCCCCTGGAAATGATATTGCCAAGTGGTTCACAAATGTCGACAATGAGGGTGATCGAGTCTGTTTCCAAGTGCCTCAAACCACTGGTTCTTACTTAAAATCGTTGACTGTGTGCACCGtttattcttcatcattacACAAGGACGCACCTCTTAATCATTTTGCTATATTTATTACGAATCATACCAAGATCATCAGCTTCGTTGTCCGGCCAATGGATCCCTACACAATAACTTCAAATGAAGTCATTTGGCAAGGACATTTATCAAACAAGGAGCTCAGCTTGGAAAGGGGAGACTCCATTGAAGTTTATATTGTGATGGGATCTGGTTTCAGGGTGAAGAAAACGGGGGTACATCTCGTATGGGATCCCGAGTTGATCAACGAAAATGTGATTGAGTTCGAGTCTATCCCATATGCTTATTTTCGTAGTGATGTGGAGTATGAGGCAGGACCGAGTCATGCCCCATGA
- the LOC126632443 gene encoding uncharacterized protein LOC126632443, whose product MSLLLNTMEKHVAEIFSYSNSAHDLWKALQDMYGNQNNYARVFQLKNDIASAQQEGKAFVQHLGSLKAMWNELDVYLHHTTDPTILLKRAEEDKIYQLLGSLSSEYEDLRSHILMSQDLPTFNNVCATIQREEARKKVMNVDHNPRLTETRAYASKYKNSEAKVYKGRNTHLKCKYCNGVGHEEDKCWELHPELKPKFSKDGRMIPRSSQQFQPHFKAQLANAHAPTISQGSMEFTANPLSLINEFAAYLQSKGHGGGSHGQGNEEGSHTAMLGQFAGFLAGNEKVPKGEASGCSHHEDDW is encoded by the exons ATGTCCTTGCTGCTCAACACCATGGAGAAACATGTTGCTGAAATTTTTAGCTACTCCAATTCCGCACATGATCTTTGGAAAGCTTTGCAGGatatgtatggaaatcaaaacaactaTGCACGGGTCTTCCAATTAAAGAATGACATTGCCAGTgctcaacaagaagggaaagcatttgttcaacaccttgggAGCCTCAAAGCcatgtggaatgagttggaTGTATATCTCCATCATACCACAGATCCTACCATTCTCCTAAAACGAGCTGAGGAAGACAAAATTTATCAGCTGTTAGGGAGTTTGAGCTCTGAGTACGAGGACCTAAGGAGTCACATCTTGATGAGTCAAGACCTGCCTACCTTCAACAATGTTTGTGCAACTATCCAACGAGAAGAAGCAAGGAAGAAGGTTATGAATGTTGATCACAATCCTAGATTAACGGAGACTCGggcatatgcatcaaagtacAAGAACTCAGAAGCCAAGGTATACAAGGGAAGAAACACACATCTAAAATGCAAATATTGCAATGGTGTTGGTCATGAGGAAGACAAGTGTTGGGAACTTCATCCTGAACTCAAGCCTAAGTTCAGCAAAGATGGAAGGATGATACCAAGGTCCTCACAACAATTTCAACCTCATTTCAAGGCACAACTTGCTAATGCTCACGCTCCTACTATCTCACAAGGATCCATGGAGTTCACTGCCAATCCATTGTCATTGATCAATGAATTTGCAGCTTACCTACAAAGTAAGGGGCACGGAGGAGGCTCACATGGTCAAGGCAATGAAGAGGGTAGTCACACAGCTATGTTGGGACAATTTGCCGGATTTCTTGCTGGAAATGAGAAAGTTCCAAAGGGAGAAGCATCAG GATGTTCTCACCATGAAGATGATTGGTGA